One Undibacter mobilis genomic region harbors:
- a CDS encoding branched-chain amino acid ABC transporter ATP-binding protein/permease: MKADTQATGIPASRAEPAWRDTAVHVLPFLAIFGFAALVPMVSNDYWALIATRAAIYWMLVSGLNLIVGFAGQLAIGYVALLTLGAYTTSVLVGGNVLPPMPLFVAFGVAALFGAIFGVIVGLPALRLRTFYFAMSTLGFATIVTQIALAWQSVTGGGIGLPGPEFPAPFNTTKGFLYFCLGCAVLSTWMTANVAHSRFGRALIAIRDAEVATESLGISKPKMLVSVFLLAGAFAAFAGGLFATLQTYITPEAFNFDLSVLFFIAILIGGRGSILGPLLGTVILTLLPEFAAPLAAWSTFLYAVLLLAVVLVAPGGIAALLDFKNRRPLQSNRAIVPRPTLLPDILSQERVKTSIAVRGIALSFGAVRAIDGVDLNVEPARIHGLIGPNGSGKTTMLNVISGYYRPQSGTVMLGGAELEPGRSETRAGHGIARTFQTPRIVGEGSVLQNVMIGGTISGQGTLVESMLALPRHRDDERKLEKAGRLALRVVGLESLAAVRADRLQHSELRFLEIARALMLRPQFLMLDEPAAGLSVDEIARLGELIREISRQGVGVLLVEHHADLIFDICDQITVLNLGRVLAAGTPSEIRQHKEVVSAYLGG, encoded by the coding sequence ATGAAGGCCGACACGCAGGCCACCGGAATTCCGGCTTCCCGGGCCGAGCCAGCCTGGCGCGACACGGCGGTCCATGTCTTGCCGTTCCTTGCGATCTTCGGCTTTGCCGCCCTCGTTCCCATGGTCAGCAACGACTACTGGGCGCTGATAGCCACGCGGGCGGCAATCTACTGGATGCTGGTGTCAGGTCTTAACCTGATCGTCGGCTTCGCCGGACAACTCGCCATCGGCTATGTCGCGCTGCTGACGCTCGGCGCCTATACGACGAGCGTGCTGGTCGGCGGCAATGTGCTGCCGCCGATGCCGCTCTTTGTGGCGTTCGGCGTGGCGGCGCTCTTCGGCGCCATTTTCGGCGTTATCGTCGGCCTTCCGGCCCTTCGTCTGCGAACCTTCTATTTCGCCATGTCGACACTCGGGTTCGCGACAATCGTCACGCAGATCGCGCTTGCCTGGCAGAGCGTCACCGGCGGCGGCATCGGCCTTCCCGGTCCCGAATTTCCCGCTCCGTTCAACACCACCAAGGGCTTTCTCTATTTTTGCCTGGGTTGTGCGGTTCTCAGCACCTGGATGACCGCGAATGTCGCGCACAGTCGCTTCGGCCGTGCCCTGATCGCCATCCGGGATGCCGAGGTGGCAACAGAGTCACTCGGTATTTCTAAGCCAAAGATGCTGGTTTCGGTCTTTCTGTTGGCCGGCGCCTTTGCAGCCTTCGCCGGGGGCCTGTTCGCGACCCTGCAGACTTACATCACGCCGGAAGCCTTCAACTTCGACCTGTCCGTCCTGTTCTTCATCGCCATACTCATCGGCGGCCGCGGTTCGATCCTCGGACCGCTGCTGGGGACCGTCATCCTGACCTTGCTGCCGGAATTCGCTGCGCCGCTCGCGGCGTGGTCGACATTCCTCTATGCCGTCTTGCTGCTCGCGGTGGTTCTCGTTGCGCCCGGCGGCATCGCGGCGCTCTTGGATTTCAAGAACCGGCGACCGCTGCAGTCCAATCGCGCCATCGTGCCGCGGCCGACGCTGCTGCCGGACATCCTGTCGCAAGAGCGCGTGAAGACGAGCATTGCCGTGCGGGGCATCGCCCTGAGCTTCGGCGCTGTCCGCGCTATCGACGGCGTCGACCTCAACGTCGAGCCTGCCCGCATTCACGGCCTCATCGGTCCGAACGGCAGCGGCAAGACAACCATGCTCAACGTCATCTCCGGCTATTACCGGCCGCAAAGCGGCACTGTCATGCTCGGCGGTGCGGAGCTTGAGCCCGGCAGATCGGAGACCCGTGCCGGACATGGCATCGCGCGCACATTTCAGACGCCGCGAATCGTGGGTGAGGGCTCGGTACTCCAGAATGTCATGATCGGCGGCACGATTTCGGGGCAGGGAACGCTCGTCGAGTCGATGCTCGCGCTGCCGCGTCACCGCGACGATGAACGCAAGCTCGAGAAGGCCGGTCGGCTTGCCTTGCGCGTCGTCGGGCTGGAGAGCCTTGCCGCGGTACGCGCCGACCGTTTGCAGCACAGCGAACTGCGCTTTCTGGAGATTGCGCGCGCACTCATGCTGCGTCCGCAGTTTCTCATGCTGGATGAACCGGCGGCAGGTCTTTCGGTCGATGAGATCGCGCGGCTCGGCGAGTTGATAAGAGAGATCAGTCGGCAGGGTGTCGGCGTGCTGCTGGTCGAGCACCATGCAGACCTGATCTTCGACATCTGCGATCAGATTACCGTGCTCAATCTCGGCCGGGTCCTCGCGGCCGGTACGCCGTCGGAAATCCGCCAGCACAAGGAGGTGGTCAGTGCCTATCTCGGCGGCTGA
- a CDS encoding branched-chain amino acid ABC transporter permease: MLASILASGLAVGAVYALIGVTYNTMFSTSRVMSFTAGQLGMLGGVFGSLFMVRLGFPFIPGLIATLLCCAVIGVITEIVAVRPVLKSLDQHLYVLSTLALALMIQQVTAIEWSTEPQPFPKIFGIGSGIFDEKFWLPIVACAVTILGLEFLYRRTLVGHAFVAIAEDNFAARALGLPERNLRMASYALAAAIGGFAGFAGGQLLLAFVANGPLLNFYGFVPVALGGLGNNRGAVVGGFALGLFQQTANFLVGGIFSSVAVFVMFIVVLLAAPQGLFGSSSARRV, from the coding sequence ATGCTGGCCTCGATACTGGCGTCAGGTCTCGCGGTGGGCGCGGTTTATGCGCTCATCGGCGTGACATACAACACGATGTTCTCGACATCGCGCGTCATGAGCTTCACCGCCGGGCAGCTTGGTATGCTCGGCGGCGTCTTTGGCTCGCTGTTCATGGTGCGGCTCGGCTTCCCGTTCATCCCGGGGCTGATCGCGACATTGCTGTGTTGTGCGGTGATCGGGGTCATCACCGAGATCGTCGCTGTCCGCCCGGTGCTCAAGAGCCTGGACCAGCACCTCTACGTGCTGTCGACGCTGGCGCTGGCGCTGATGATCCAGCAGGTCACGGCCATCGAATGGAGCACCGAGCCCCAGCCTTTCCCGAAGATTTTCGGGATCGGCTCGGGCATCTTCGACGAGAAGTTCTGGCTGCCGATCGTGGCCTGCGCGGTCACCATCCTTGGCCTTGAGTTCCTTTATCGGCGAACGCTGGTCGGCCACGCCTTCGTGGCGATTGCCGAAGACAATTTCGCCGCGCGCGCACTTGGCCTGCCGGAGCGCAATTTGCGAATGGCCAGCTATGCTTTGGCCGCTGCGATCGGCGGATTTGCCGGCTTCGCCGGCGGCCAGTTGCTGCTGGCCTTCGTCGCCAACGGGCCTCTGCTCAACTTCTACGGCTTCGTCCCGGTCGCGCTCGGCGGGCTCGGCAACAACCGCGGCGCGGTGGTGGGCGGCTTCGCACTCGGGCTGTTCCAGCAGACCGCCAATTTCCTCGTCGGCGGCATCTTCTCATCGGTCGCGGTCTTCGTGATGTTCATCGTTGTGCTGCTGGCGGCGCCGCAAGGCCTGTTCGGCTCGTCCTCGGCCCGGAGGGTTTGA